In the Candidatus Methylomirabilis limnetica genome, CGGAAGCACTGGAGGAATACCGGGAGGCAACCCTCTACTACGCAGAGCGCGATCCAACGCTTGCCCTGAGATTCGTAGAGGCCGTTGAGGCTGCAATCCGTCGAATTCTCGAATCTCCGGAACGCCTGCGAGTCCTCGATGAGGATGTCAGACGCTGCCTCACGCACGTCTTCCCTTACGGAGTTTTGTACACTATCGAACCGGAGTTCATCCTTATTGTTGCTGTCATGCATTGTAGTCGTGAGCCGGGTTACTGGAAGC is a window encoding:
- a CDS encoding type II toxin-antitoxin system RelE/ParE family toxin; amino-acid sequence: MKWNFHPEALEEYREATLYYAERDPTLALRFVEAVEAAIRRILESPERLRVLDEDVRRCLTHVFPYGVLYTIEPEFILIVAVMHCSREPGYWKRRVATP